A genomic stretch from Natronomonas gomsonensis includes:
- a CDS encoding acyl-CoA dehydrogenase family protein, which produces MPHDWRDSVDLTETQRLVRRNIREICEDFDDAYWREKDRTGEYPHEFVDTLAEEGWLGILIPEADGGAGMSTAEAVVMMEEIAASGGGFAAAQSIHGGVYNSVPLVKYADESLKADLLPKVASGDVRIQAFGLTEPNAGSDSTAMETRARKEGEAYVVDGAKIWISRVAASDYLLLMARTTPREAVDKRTEGISMFLLDLEDAYGDGLEIESIPKTASRAVGSYQLWFDGVRVPAENLVGEEGEGFYQMLDGLNEERLVIAAECLGLGEVALERGIEYAGEREVFGGPIGANQAIQHPLAAAYADLLAAKKVIYDAADRLDGLPRKAAGAEANVAKYLAAEAAFDAADAAVQTHGGFGVACEYDVERYFREARLTRLVPITQQLALNYLGEHVLGLPRSY; this is translated from the coding sequence ATGCCACACGACTGGCGGGATTCCGTCGACCTCACCGAGACACAGCGGCTGGTTCGGCGGAACATCCGGGAGATATGCGAGGACTTCGACGACGCCTACTGGCGCGAGAAGGACCGGACGGGCGAGTACCCCCACGAGTTCGTCGACACGCTGGCCGAGGAGGGCTGGCTCGGAATCCTGATTCCCGAAGCCGACGGCGGCGCGGGAATGTCGACGGCCGAGGCGGTCGTCATGATGGAGGAAATCGCGGCCAGCGGCGGCGGGTTCGCCGCCGCTCAGTCGATTCACGGCGGCGTGTACAACTCGGTGCCGCTTGTGAAATACGCCGACGAGTCGCTGAAAGCCGACCTGCTGCCGAAGGTCGCTTCGGGAGACGTTCGGATTCAGGCGTTTGGCCTGACGGAACCCAACGCCGGGTCGGACTCGACGGCGATGGAGACCCGGGCGCGGAAGGAGGGTGAGGCGTACGTCGTCGACGGGGCGAAAATCTGGATTTCCCGCGTGGCGGCCAGCGATTACCTCCTCCTGATGGCGCGGACGACGCCCCGAGAGGCGGTCGACAAACGAACCGAGGGCATCTCGATGTTCCTACTCGACCTCGAAGACGCCTACGGCGACGGCCTCGAAATCGAGTCGATTCCCAAGACCGCGAGTCGGGCGGTCGGCTCCTACCAGCTGTGGTTCGACGGGGTCCGAGTACCCGCAGAGAACCTCGTCGGCGAGGAAGGCGAGGGGTTCTACCAGATGCTCGACGGCCTCAACGAGGAGCGCCTCGTCATCGCCGCGGAGTGTCTCGGATTGGGCGAGGTCGCACTCGAACGAGGTATCGAGTACGCCGGCGAGCGGGAGGTGTTCGGCGGGCCAATCGGCGCCAATCAGGCTATCCAGCATCCGCTTGCGGCCGCCTACGCAGACCTGTTGGCGGCGAAGAAGGTCATCTACGACGCCGCCGACCGCCTCGACGGCCTCCCACGGAAGGCCGCCGGCGCCGAGGCCAACGTCGCGAAGTACCTCGCCGCCGAGGCGGCCTTCGACGCCGCCGACGCCGCGGTCCAGACCCACGGTGGCTTCGGCGTCGCCTGCGAGTACGATGTCGAGCGGTACTTCCGGGAGGCACGGCTGACGCGGCTCGTTCCCATCACCCAGCAACTCGCGTTGAACTACCTCGGCGAGCACGTGCTGGGACTGCCCCGGAGTTACTGA
- a CDS encoding class I SAM-dependent methyltransferase translates to MSVRAEFDDWAADGRDKGMEKRHWHTAKHVLGRMPIETGDTVLDLGCGSGYAARAMCEAKDAGRAYGLDGAPEMVRNARSYTDDDNVGYVVGDFQSLPFADESIDHAFSMEAFYYAPDPVGALEELRRVLRPGGTFYCAVNYFEESEHTHAWQDNIAIEMTLWDYDQYREAFREAGFHVAEQDTIPDRETEIPPASEFPTDDWETREAMVERYREYGTLLTVGVAP, encoded by the coding sequence ATGAGCGTTCGCGCGGAGTTCGACGACTGGGCCGCCGACGGCCGCGACAAGGGGATGGAGAAACGCCACTGGCACACCGCCAAGCACGTACTCGGACGGATGCCAATCGAGACGGGCGACACCGTCCTCGATTTGGGGTGTGGCAGCGGCTACGCCGCCCGCGCAATGTGTGAGGCCAAAGACGCCGGCCGGGCCTACGGACTCGACGGCGCCCCCGAGATGGTCCGAAACGCGCGCAGTTACACCGACGACGACAACGTCGGCTACGTCGTCGGGGACTTCCAGTCGCTGCCCTTCGCCGACGAGAGTATCGACCACGCCTTCTCGATGGAGGCGTTCTACTACGCACCTGACCCCGTCGGCGCACTCGAAGAACTGCGCCGCGTTCTCCGGCCCGGCGGGACGTTCTACTGTGCGGTGAACTACTTCGAGGAGAGCGAACACACCCACGCCTGGCAGGACAATATCGCCATCGAGATGACGCTGTGGGACTACGACCAGTACCGGGAGGCGTTCCGGGAAGCCGGCTTCCACGTCGCCGAACAGGACACCATCCCCGACAGAGAAACCGAGATTCCGCCCGCAAGCGAGTTCCCGACCGACGACTGGGAAACTCGGGAGGCGATGGTCGAACGCTACCGCGAATACGGGACGCTGCTGACCGTCGGCGTCGCTCCGTGA
- the uvrB gene encoding excinuclease ABC subunit UvrB yields MSDTGPLQPDRPDAARRFEVEAPFDPAGDQPEAIRELVDGYESGAEKQTLLGVTGSGKTNTVSWVVEELQQPTLVLAHNKTLAAQLYEEFRNLFPDNAVEYFVSYYDYYQPEAYVEQTDTYIDKDMSINEEIERLRHSATRSLLTRDDVIVVASVSAIYGLGDPNNYESMALRLERGEEIGRETLLKKLVDLNYERNDVDFQQGTFRVRGDTVEVFPMYGRYALRVEFWGDEIDRLMKVDTLNGEVVSEEPAGLVHPAEHYSIPEERLQEAIDEIEELKEKRVSYFERQGDLVAAQRIEERTTFDIEMLQETGYCSGIENYSVHMSDRESGEPPYTLLDYFPDDFLTVVDESHVTLPQIKGQYEGDKSRKDSLVENGFRLPTAYDNRPLTFEEFEEKTDRTLYVSATPGEYEREESDQVVEQIVRPTYLVDPEIEVQPAEGQIEDLMERIEATGDDERVLVTTLTKRMAEDLTEYLEGAGVDVAYMHDETDTLERHELVRSLRLGEIQVLVGINLLREGLDIPEVSLVAILDADQEGFLRSETTLVQTMGRAARNVDGRVVLYADETTGAMESAIEETRRRREIQQQFNADHGHEPKTIEKEVGETNLPGSKTDTGGVSGVEADSADEAEELIERLEGRMQEAADNLEFELAADIRDRIRELRETFEELDDPDEGVPTPDDEF; encoded by the coding sequence ATGAGCGACACCGGCCCGCTGCAGCCAGACCGTCCCGACGCCGCCCGACGGTTCGAGGTCGAGGCCCCGTTCGACCCGGCGGGCGACCAACCCGAGGCCATCCGCGAACTCGTCGACGGCTACGAGTCCGGCGCCGAGAAACAGACGCTTTTGGGCGTCACCGGGTCGGGAAAGACCAACACCGTCTCGTGGGTGGTCGAGGAACTCCAGCAACCGACGCTCGTCCTCGCCCACAACAAGACGCTGGCGGCCCAACTGTACGAGGAGTTCCGCAACCTCTTCCCGGACAACGCCGTCGAGTACTTCGTCTCCTATTACGACTACTACCAGCCGGAGGCCTACGTCGAACAGACCGACACCTACATCGACAAGGACATGTCGATAAACGAGGAAATCGAGCGCCTGCGGCACTCCGCGACGCGGTCGCTTTTGACCCGCGACGACGTCATCGTCGTCGCTTCGGTGTCGGCCATCTACGGCCTCGGTGACCCGAACAACTACGAGTCGATGGCGCTCCGACTCGAACGCGGCGAGGAAATCGGCCGCGAGACGCTGTTGAAGAAACTGGTCGATTTGAACTACGAGCGCAACGACGTTGACTTCCAGCAGGGCACCTTCCGGGTTCGTGGCGACACCGTCGAGGTGTTCCCGATGTACGGACGGTACGCCCTCCGGGTGGAGTTCTGGGGCGACGAAATCGACCGTCTGATGAAAGTCGATACGCTGAACGGCGAGGTGGTCTCCGAGGAGCCGGCGGGACTCGTCCACCCGGCGGAACACTACTCCATTCCCGAGGAGCGTCTTCAGGAAGCCATCGACGAGATAGAGGAACTGAAGGAGAAACGCGTCTCGTACTTCGAGCGGCAGGGCGATTTGGTCGCCGCCCAGCGCATCGAGGAGCGCACCACCTTCGACATCGAGATGCTTCAAGAGACGGGCTACTGCTCGGGCATCGAGAACTACTCGGTGCACATGTCGGACCGCGAGTCGGGGGAACCGCCCTACACCCTCCTGGATTACTTCCCCGACGACTTCCTCACCGTCGTCGACGAGTCCCACGTCACGCTGCCGCAAATCAAAGGCCAGTACGAGGGCGACAAATCCCGGAAGGATTCGCTGGTCGAGAACGGCTTTCGGTTGCCGACGGCCTACGACAACCGCCCGCTGACCTTCGAGGAGTTCGAAGAGAAGACCGACCGGACGCTGTACGTCTCGGCGACGCCCGGCGAGTACGAACGCGAAGAAAGCGACCAGGTCGTCGAGCAAATCGTCCGGCCCACGTACCTCGTCGACCCCGAAATCGAGGTCCAGCCGGCCGAGGGGCAAATCGAGGACCTGATGGAGCGCATCGAGGCGACGGGCGACGACGAGCGCGTGCTTGTGACGACGCTGACCAAGCGGATGGCCGAGGACCTCACCGAGTACCTCGAAGGCGCCGGCGTCGACGTGGCGTACATGCACGACGAGACGGACACGCTCGAACGCCACGAACTCGTCCGGTCGCTGCGACTCGGCGAGATTCAGGTGCTGGTCGGCATCAACCTCCTTCGGGAAGGACTCGACATCCCCGAGGTGAGCCTCGTCGCCATCCTCGACGCCGACCAGGAGGGGTTCCTGCGGTCGGAGACGACGCTGGTCCAGACGATGGGCCGGGCCGCCCGGAACGTCGATGGCCGGGTCGTCCTCTATGCTGACGAGACGACAGGTGCCATGGAGTCCGCAATCGAGGAGACCCGCCGCCGCCGGGAGATTCAACAGCAGTTCAACGCGGACCACGGCCACGAACCGAAAACCATCGAGAAGGAAGTCGGCGAGACGAACCTTCCGGGGTCGAAGACCGACACCGGCGGCGTCTCCGGGGTCGAAGCCGACTCCGCCGACGAGGCCGAAGAACTCATCGAACGCCTCGAAGGCCGGATGCAGGAGGCCGCCGACAACCTCGAATTCGAACTCGCGGCGGACATCCGCGACCGCATCCGCGAACTCCGGGAGACCTTCGAGGAGTTGGACGACCCCGACGAAGGGGTTCCGACGCCCGACGACGAGTTCTGA
- a CDS encoding cobyrinic acid a,c-diamide synthase, whose amino-acid sequence MNGIVLAGTSSGVGKTVATLAVLRALQRTVRDPQPAKAGPDFIDPSHHAAVCEKPSRTLDPWLAGEEGCRRNYHRGSGDICVVEGMMGLYDGTNSTAAVAETLELPVVLVVDAKAGMESVAAQGLGFREYAAEADRDIDVVGVLANRAHGGRHEAGIRDALPDSLSYFGRVPPLGGLEIPDRHLGLHMGREAPIDAETLDAASEEIAVEELLEVATEPPRPEPRPHGTDTGKTVAVADDAAFCFRYPASLERLRERAEVVTFSPVAGDSLPDCDGVYLPGGYPELHGAELAAGGTLAELGARAAEGLPVLGECGGLMALSETLTDTDGDTHAMAGVLPADVTMCERYQALDHVELVARGDTLTASGGEQLRGHEFHYSTAEVADDADFAFEVKRGDGIAGAKDGLTEYRALGTYAHVHADSGAFDAFVDSL is encoded by the coding sequence GTGAACGGCATCGTCCTCGCGGGCACCTCCTCGGGCGTCGGCAAGACCGTCGCCACGCTCGCCGTCCTGCGGGCACTCCAGCGGACGGTGCGAGACCCCCAACCGGCGAAGGCGGGGCCGGACTTCATCGACCCAAGCCACCACGCCGCCGTCTGCGAGAAACCGTCCCGGACGCTGGACCCGTGGCTGGCCGGCGAGGAGGGCTGTCGGCGCAACTACCACCGCGGTTCGGGCGACATCTGTGTCGTCGAGGGGATGATGGGACTGTACGACGGGACGAACTCGACGGCCGCTGTCGCGGAGACACTCGAACTTCCAGTGGTGCTCGTCGTCGACGCGAAGGCCGGCATGGAGAGCGTCGCCGCCCAGGGGCTCGGCTTTCGCGAGTACGCCGCCGAAGCCGACCGCGACATCGACGTGGTCGGCGTCCTCGCCAACCGCGCCCACGGCGGCCGCCACGAGGCCGGCATCCGGGATGCGCTCCCCGATTCGTTATCGTACTTCGGCCGGGTGCCGCCACTCGGTGGGTTGGAGATTCCCGACCGCCACCTCGGCCTCCACATGGGTCGGGAGGCGCCCATCGACGCGGAGACGCTCGATGCGGCCAGCGAGGAAATCGCTGTCGAGGAACTGCTGGAGGTGGCGACGGAACCACCACGGCCGGAGCCCCGACCACACGGAACCGACACCGGAAAGACGGTCGCAGTCGCCGACGACGCCGCGTTCTGCTTTCGCTATCCGGCGAGTCTCGAACGGCTCCGGGAACGCGCCGAGGTGGTCACCTTCTCGCCGGTCGCCGGCGACTCGCTGCCCGACTGCGACGGGGTCTATCTCCCCGGCGGCTACCCCGAACTCCACGGCGCGGAACTGGCCGCAGGCGGGACGCTGGCTGAACTCGGAGCGCGGGCCGCCGAGGGGCTGCCCGTCCTCGGCGAATGCGGCGGCCTGATGGCGCTTTCGGAGACGCTGACCGACACCGACGGCGACACCCACGCGATGGCCGGCGTCCTCCCCGCCGACGTGACGATGTGCGAGCGGTATCAGGCACTGGACCACGTCGAGTTGGTCGCTCGCGGGGACACCCTCACCGCCAGCGGCGGCGAGCAGTTGCGCGGCCACGAATTCCACTACTCGACGGCCGAGGTGGCCGACGACGCCGACTTCGCCTTCGAGGTGAAACGGGGGGACGGCATCGCCGGCGCCAAGGACGGCCTCACCGAGTATCGGGCGCTCGGTACCTACGCCCACGTCCACGCCGATTCGGGTGCCTTCGACGCCTTCGTCGACTCCCTCTAG
- a CDS encoding nicotinate-nucleotide--dimethylbenzimidazole phosphoribosyltransferase: protein MTRLVCCAGSTRTARIDGISAAGADSDLMAHTPSADAEILAYGRPVRSPVVPVSPSGCPTPAVVTRAVLERLGVDFTVVDSGLAEPTGAPTVTVGARTGEDIRERDPVPSAPGAFAAARQFGRALPDDELFLAETVPGGTTTALGVLTALGEADVLGDRTVSSSLSENPLELKRRVVDEALSASSLAAGDAADEPTVALRRAGDPALAVLCGIAAGALETDTAVTLAGGTQLVAAAACLRHDGYDGPLTLATTSFVDDDPAVDLGRAGRELDLAVTTTDPGFTDDHPAMAAYNRGEAKEGVGMGGALALADRAGLPMADVRDGVREVYDRLLADTDREVPKA from the coding sequence ATGACTCGACTCGTCTGCTGTGCCGGTTCGACCCGGACGGCCCGAATCGACGGCATCAGCGCCGCTGGCGCCGATTCTGACCTGATGGCCCACACGCCCAGCGCCGACGCCGAAATACTCGCCTACGGCCGCCCCGTCCGTTCGCCCGTCGTTCCGGTCTCCCCGAGCGGCTGTCCGACCCCCGCCGTCGTGACCCGAGCCGTTCTCGAACGGCTCGGGGTCGATTTTACCGTCGTCGATTCGGGCCTCGCCGAACCGACCGGCGCGCCGACCGTCACCGTCGGCGCCCGCACGGGAGAGGACATCCGCGAGCGCGACCCCGTCCCCTCCGCGCCCGGCGCCTTCGCCGCCGCCAGACAGTTCGGCCGGGCGTTGCCCGATGACGAACTGTTCCTCGCCGAAACCGTCCCCGGCGGCACGACGACCGCACTCGGCGTCCTCACCGCACTCGGCGAGGCCGACGTGCTGGGCGACCGCACGGTCTCCTCGTCGCTGTCGGAGAACCCACTGGAGTTGAAACGGCGCGTGGTCGACGAAGCGCTCTCGGCCTCGTCGCTGGCGGCCGGCGACGCCGCCGACGAACCGACGGTCGCACTCCGCCGGGCGGGCGACCCCGCCCTCGCCGTCCTCTGTGGCATCGCCGCCGGCGCTTTGGAGACCGACACCGCCGTCACGCTGGCGGGCGGCACCCAACTGGTCGCCGCTGCGGCCTGTCTTCGACACGACGGCTACGACGGACCCCTGACGCTCGCGACCACCTCCTTCGTCGACGACGACCCCGCTGTCGACCTCGGCCGTGCCGGCCGCGAACTCGACCTCGCGGTGACGACGACCGACCCTGGATTCACCGACGACCACCCCGCGATGGCCGCCTACAACCGCGGCGAAGCCAAGGAGGGCGTCGGGATGGGCGGCGCCCTCGCGCTGGCCGACCGCGCCGGCCTACCGATGGCCGACGTACGCGATGGGGTCCGCGAGGTGTACGACCGCCTCCTGGCCGATACCGACCGAGAGGTGCCCAAGGCGTGA
- a CDS encoding CbiX/SirB N-terminal domain-containing protein, protein MTDTLLLVGRQHTRAVAETHAMRLRERGVADRIAVDTYDYDPAELSADADGETYVVPMAVAPNRDTTRGIPGAMPTAHHCEPVGTSPAVSLTLADRAREAVAPGDDASLALLAFGDTSREGHRRATEAHATRLRESTRYGEVTTAYLLQNPAAECVRYNLTGDRAVAVPFFIAPCEETDSALPAKLELDRGGLAYADPLGDHEAVTDAIEAEVAKARSLGSGTAAVDPVATDGGR, encoded by the coding sequence ATGACGGACACACTCCTGCTCGTCGGTCGCCAACACACGCGTGCGGTAGCCGAGACACACGCGATGCGACTCCGAGAGCGCGGCGTGGCCGACCGCATCGCCGTGGACACCTACGACTACGACCCGGCGGAATTATCCGCCGACGCCGATGGGGAGACGTACGTCGTCCCGATGGCCGTCGCTCCCAACCGAGACACGACTCGCGGCATACCGGGAGCAATGCCGACTGCCCACCACTGCGAACCGGTCGGCACCAGTCCCGCGGTGAGTCTTACACTCGCCGACCGCGCTCGGGAGGCCGTCGCTCCCGGCGACGACGCATCGCTGGCGCTTTTGGCCTTTGGCGACACCTCCCGGGAGGGCCACCGGCGGGCGACCGAGGCCCACGCGACCCGCCTTCGGGAGTCGACCCGATACGGCGAAGTCACGACTGCCTACCTGTTGCAGAACCCTGCTGCGGAGTGTGTCCGCTACAACCTCACCGGCGACCGGGCCGTCGCGGTCCCGTTCTTCATTGCCCCGTGTGAGGAGACCGACAGCGCCCTGCCGGCGAAACTGGAACTCGACCGCGGCGGACTCGCCTACGCCGACCCACTCGGCGACCACGAGGCCGTCACCGACGCCATCGAGGCCGAGGTGGCGAAGGCCCGCTCGCTCGGGTCCGGTACCGCCGCCGTCGACCCGGTCGCAACCGACGGCGGCCGCTGA
- a CDS encoding cobalt-precorrin-7 (C(5))-methyltransferase: MTDEIEFPDEPAEYAADAPETEGVDGGVTPVYAVGIGPGNSEYLTRRGARAIREADVVVGFETVVEFVREEITGEALTCGYRDEPEVLATFRERVADGASGTAVLMGDPNHSGYQFVGKVESAVEGLAPVEVVPGISSLQVAASRARTPMEATTFVTLHKSGPIEAGLRRLERDVGDRHLLVLPRPYDWMPERIAHRLLEAGAPDCEALVFERLTHAEESVTRTSLSALADDIDAKEETAFSDLSVLAVRR; the protein is encoded by the coding sequence GTGACCGACGAAATCGAGTTCCCCGACGAACCGGCCGAATACGCCGCCGACGCACCCGAAACGGAAGGCGTCGACGGGGGCGTGACACCGGTGTACGCCGTCGGTATCGGCCCCGGCAACTCCGAGTACCTCACCCGGCGTGGCGCCCGCGCCATCCGGGAGGCTGACGTTGTCGTCGGCTTCGAAACCGTCGTCGAGTTCGTCCGCGAGGAAATCACCGGCGAGGCGCTGACCTGCGGCTACCGCGACGAACCCGAGGTGCTGGCGACGTTCCGCGAACGCGTCGCCGACGGTGCCAGCGGGACGGCGGTGTTGATGGGCGACCCGAACCACTCCGGCTACCAGTTCGTCGGTAAGGTCGAATCGGCCGTCGAGGGGCTCGCCCCCGTCGAGGTGGTTCCGGGGATTTCCTCGCTACAGGTGGCGGCGAGTCGCGCCCGGACGCCGATGGAGGCGACGACGTTCGTCACCCTCCACAAGAGCGGACCAATCGAGGCCGGCCTCCGGCGACTGGAGCGCGATGTCGGTGACCGGCATCTGCTGGTCCTGCCGCGGCCCTACGACTGGATGCCGGAGCGAATCGCCCACCGCCTGCTGGAGGCGGGGGCACCGGACTGTGAGGCGCTCGTCTTCGAACGGCTGACTCACGCCGAGGAATCCGTGACACGAACGTCGCTGTCGGCGCTGGCCGACGACATCGATGCGAAGGAGGAGACGGCGTTTTCGGACCTCTCGGTGCTGGCAGTGCGGCGGTAG
- a CDS encoding precorrin-8X methylmutase, with product MTTDPEFEAYADLGATTSEAMDIAETSMDRVHELVPQETLADRVRAKAVHATGDPEFQYLVRFTGSDDSEPLRTGARAVLDERPIVTDITMVKSGITGRGHDCEVRKAIGNGADLAAETGMTRTAASVLELDKRGVYEGAIAVVGNAPTAALALADCIEQGTRPAVVVATPVGFVKAAESRKRLRSVCSEHGVPAITNVGRRGGSGLAAGLTNELVHVASDVRSGDLELESEQ from the coding sequence ATGACGACTGACCCTGAATTCGAGGCCTACGCCGACCTCGGTGCGACCACTTCCGAGGCGATGGACATCGCCGAGACGAGCATGGACCGCGTCCACGAACTCGTTCCCCAAGAGACGCTGGCCGACCGGGTCCGGGCGAAGGCCGTCCACGCCACCGGCGACCCCGAGTTCCAGTATCTCGTGCGATTTACGGGGAGCGATGACTCCGAACCGCTCCGGACGGGCGCGCGGGCAGTCCTCGATGAACGCCCCATCGTCACCGACATCACGATGGTCAAATCCGGCATCACGGGACGGGGCCACGACTGCGAGGTGCGGAAGGCCATCGGCAACGGTGCCGACCTCGCCGCCGAGACGGGGATGACCCGGACGGCCGCCTCGGTGCTCGAACTCGACAAGCGGGGCGTCTACGAGGGCGCAATCGCCGTCGTCGGCAACGCCCCCACCGCGGCGCTGGCGCTGGCCGACTGCATCGAGCAGGGTACCCGACCGGCAGTCGTCGTCGCCACACCTGTGGGCTTCGTGAAAGCCGCAGAGAGCCGTAAGCGACTGCGTTCAGTGTGTTCCGAACACGGCGTCCCGGCGATTACGAACGTCGGCCGACGGGGCGGAAGCGGCCTCGCTGCGGGGCTGACGAACGAACTGGTCCACGTCGCGAGCGACGTGCGGTCCGGGGACCTCGAACTGGAGTCCGAACAGTGA